In Ailuropoda melanoleuca isolate Jingjing chromosome 7, ASM200744v2, whole genome shotgun sequence, one genomic interval encodes:
- the LOC100479062 gene encoding kelch repeat and BTB domain-containing protein 6 translates to MQSREEAPRSRRLASPRGGKRPKRIHKPTVSAFFTGPEELKDTAHSAALLAQLKSFYDARLLCDVTIEVVTPGSGPGTGRLFPCNRNVLAAACPYFKSMFTGGMYESQQASVTMHDVDAESFEVLVDYCYTGRVSLSEANVERLYAASDMLQLEYVREACASFLARRLDLANCTAIFKFADAFGHRKLRSQAQSFIAHNFKQLSQMGSIREETLADLTLAQLLSILRLDSLNIELEQTVCHVAVQWLEAAPKERGPSAAEVFKCVRWTHFTDENKDYLEGLLTNTIVKKYCLDLIEGALQMRYGDKLCKSLVPKPETSSGSSSSGGGGNGSGGSGSGGGSSSSGGGSSSSSVVPTAENPPQRLGVCAKKMVIFFGHPRDPFLCCDPYTGDIYKVPSPLTCLAHTRTVTTLAVCVSPDHDIYLAAQPRKDLWVYKPAQNSWQQLADRLLCREGMDVAYLNGYIYILGGRDPITGVKLKEVECYSVQRNQWALVAPLPHSFISFDLMVIQNYLYALNSKRMFCYDPSHNMWLKCVSLKRNDFQEACVFNDEIYCICDIPVMKVYNPVRGEWRQINNIPLVSETNNYRIINHGQKLLLITSRTPQWKKNRVTVYEYDTRGDQWINIGTTLGLFQFDSNFFCLSARVYPSCLEPGHSFLTEEEDVPSESSTEWDLGGFSELDSESGSSSSLSDDDLWVQVAPQ, encoded by the coding sequence ATGCAGTCCCGGGAAGAAGCTCCGCGCTCTCGCCGCTTGGCCAGTCCCCGCGGCGGCAAGCGGCCCAAGAGGATCCACAAGCCCACCGTTTCGGCTTTTTTCACGGGCCCGGAGGAGCTGAAGGACACGGCTCATTCTGCAGCCCTCCTGGCACAGCTGAAGTCCTTCTACGACGCGCGGCTGTTATGTGATGTGACCATCGAGGTGGTGACGCCTGGCAGCGGGCCGGGCACTGGCCGCCTCTTCCCCTGCAACCGTAACGTGCTGGCTGCCGCGTGTCCCTACTTCAAGAGCATGTTCACCGGTGGCATGTACGAGAGCCAGCAGGCGAGTGTGACCATGCACGATGTGGATGCCGAGTCGTTCGAGGTGCTGGTTGACTACTGCTACACCGGTCGAGTGTCGCTAAGTGAGGCCAACGTGGAACGCCTTTATGCGGCGTCTGACATGTTACAGCTCGAGTACGTGCGAGAAGCCTGTGCCTCCTTCCTAGCCCGCCGCCTTGACCTGGCCAACTGCACTGCCATCTTCAAGTTTGCCGACGCCTTCGGCCACCGCAAACTGCGATCGCAGGCCCAGTCCTTTATAGCCCACAATTTCAAGCAGCTCAGCCAGATGGGTTCGATTCGGGAAGAGACTTTGGCAGATCTGACCCTCGCCCAGTTGCTGTCCATCTTGCGCCTGGATAGTCTAAACATAGAGCTGGAGCAGACCGTGTGTCATGTGGCAGTGCAGTGGTTGGAGGCGGCTCCCAAGGAGCGGGGTCCCAGCGCTGCGGAAGTCTTCAAGTGTGTCCGCTGGACGCACTTCACTGATGAAAACAAGGATTACCTGGAAGGGCTGCTGACCAACACCATTGTGAAGAAGTACTGTCTGGACCTTATTGAAGGGGCCCTGCAGATGCGCTATGGTGACAAGTTGTGCAAGTCTCTGGTGCCGAAGCCAGAAaccagcagcggcagcagcagcagtggcGGCGGCGGCAACGGCAGCGGTGGCAGTGGCAGCgggggcggcagcagcagcagcggcggcgggAGCAGCAGCTCCTCGGTTGTACCCACAGCAGAAAATCCACCCCAGAGGCTGGGCGTGTGTGCTAAGAAGATGGTGATCTTCTTTGGACATCCCAGAGATCCCTTTCTATGCTGTGACCCATACACCGGCGATATCTACAAAGTGCCGTCGCCTCTGACCTGCCTTGCTCACACTAGGACTGTCACCACCTTGGCTGTCTGTGTCTCTCCAGACCATGACATCTACCTGGCCGCTCAGCCCAGGAAGGACCTCTGGGTGTATAAGCCAGCCCAGAATAGCTGGCAGCAGCTTGCCGACCGCCTGCTGTGTCGGGAGGGCATGGATGTGGCCTACCTCAATGGCTACATCTACATCTTGGGCGGGCGAGACCCGATTACCGGCGTTAAACTGAAGGAAGTGGAATGCTACAGTGTCCAGAGAAACCAGTGGGCACTGGTGGCTCCGCTGCCCCATTCCTTCATATCCTTCGATCTGATGGTGATCCAGAACTATCTTTATGCTCTCAACAGTAAGCGCATGTTCTGCTATGACCCTAGCCACAATATGTGGCTCAAGTGTGTTTCTCTCAAGCGCAATGACTTTCAGGAAGCCTGTGTCTTCAATGACGAGATCTACTGCATCTGCGACATCCCCGTCATGAAGGTCTATAATCCAGTCAGAGGAGAATGGAGGCAGATCAATAACATTCCCTTGGTGTCGGAGACCAACAACTACCGCATTATCAACCACGGCCAAAAACTCTTGCTGATCACGTCACGCACCCCGCAGTGGAAGAAGAACCGGGTGACCGTGTATGAATATGACACTAGGGGAGACCAGTGGATTAACATAGGTACCACCTTAGGCCTCTTCCAGTTTGATTCTAACTTCTTTTGCCTCTCAGCTCGCGTTTATCCTTCCTGCCTCGAACCTGGTCACAGTTTCCTCACTGAGGAAGAGGATGTGCCGAGTGAGTCTAGCACTGAATGGGATTTAGGTGGATTCAGTGAGCTGGACTCTGAGTCAGGAAGTTCAAGTTCTTTATCTGATGATGATTTGTGGGTTCAGGTCGCACCTCAGTGA